The Candidatus Sulfotelmatobacter sp. DNA segment GTCGGCTCGTCGTTGCGCGTCGACATCGCCTTCATCGTGCAGAAGCCGCCCATCGCCGTCGGGATCACGGTCGCTTCGCTGCCGCCGGTGACGACCGCGATCGCTTCACCGAGCACGATCTTGTCGTACGCGATCGCGAAGCCGTCGTTGCCGCTGGCGCAGGCGCTCGAGACGGCGAACACCGGACCGCGCAGGCCGAAGGTCATTGAGACCTGCGCCGAGGCGGCGTTGGCCATGAGCATCGGGACGAAGAACGGCGAGATGCGATCCCACTTCTCTTCCGGCGCCACCGCCTTGACGGTGTCTTCGACGGTGATGATGCCGCCGATTCCGGTCGCGATGATCGAGCCGGTCTGCACCCGCACGTCGTCGTCTTCGGGGAAGTTGGCGTCGGCCATCGCCTCGCGCGCGGCGACCAGCGCGAACTGGGTGTAACGGTCCATGCGGCGCGCATCGCGGCGGCCGATCAGCGCGTCGGGGTCGAAGTCCTTGACCTCGGCGGCGATGCGCGTGGGCAGCTTGGTCGAGTCGAAGCGCGTGATCGGGCCGGCGCCGCTGCGGCCGTTGATCAGCGCATCCCAGAACAGGGGGACGGAATTACCGAGCGGCGTGACCGCTCCCAGCCCCGTGATGACGACGCGACGACGTTTCTCCAAAACAAGCCCCGATTCTCAGGTCGCTTCCATGCCCCTCCCCGCCGAGCGGCAACCCGGATTCCGTCACCTCAGACCGCGGGTGCGGTATGCTCGGAGGCAATGACCAGCGCGACCCGTCTCCCGGTCCCGCCCGGACCGTCGACGTTCACCGCCTTGACCCAGCTGGGGACGCTGCGCGGCAGCCTCACCCGGGTGCCCGGTTTTCTCGACCGCTCGGCTCGCCAGTACGGCCCGGTCACGTCGTGGCGGATGCCCAAGGCGCGCTGGTGGCTGTTCGACGACGCCCCCTCGGTCGAACGGATCCTGACCGCCGACGCCACCACCATCATCAAAGGACGCGGCACGCAGCGGCTGCGCCGGCTGCTGGGAGACGGCCTGCTGACCAGCAGCGAGCCGCTCCACCTGCGCCAGCGGCGCCTGGTCCAGCCGGCCTTCCATCGCGAGCGGGTCGCCGGCTACGCCGCGACGATGATCGACCTGACGCGTCAGCTGGCCGATCGCCTCCACGACGGCGAGACGGTCGAGATCGACGCGCTGATGAACCGGCTGACGCTGCGCATCGCGGCCAAGACGCTGTTCTCGATCGACGTCGCGGACGACGGCGACACGATCGGCCGCGCGCTGACCGAGGTGCTGGCGGTCTTCCCGGCCTCCCTCTCGGCCTACGGCGAGCTGCTCGACCACCTGCAGTGGCACCCGATCACGCGCCGCTTCAACGCCGCCCGCGCGCAGATGGACGCGGTGATCGCCAAGGTCATCGCCCAGCGGCGCGCCGCCGGCAACCCGGACTATGGCGACCTGCTCTCGATCCTGTTGACCTCGACCGACGAGGACGCAGGGGCGATGCCCGACGCGCTGGTCCGTGACGAAGCGCTCACGCTGCTGCTGGCCGGTCACGAGACCACCGCCAACGCGCTGGCCTGGGCGTGGGATCAGCTCGCCCGGGCGCCGGAGGCCGAGGCGCGCCTGCACGCCGAGCTCGACCAGGTGCTCGGCGACCGCGACCCCGAGCCGGCCGACGTCCCGCGGCTCACGTTCGCCCGCGAGGTGATGTCGGAGTCGATGCGGCTGCGCCCGCCGGCCTGGCTGATGGGCCGCTTCTCGCTCAAACCGCTGCAGCTGGGCGGTTGGGACGTGCCGGCCGGCTCGGTCCTGTTCGTCTCGCCGTTCGTCACCCACCGCAACCCGCGCTATTGGAAGGAACCCGACGCCTTCCGGCCCGAGCGCTGGTCGAACGGCGAGACGGCCGACCTGCCGCGCGGCGCCTACTTCCCGTTCGGCGGCGGCACCCGCATCTGCATCGGCGAGGCCTTCGCCTGGACCGAGGGCGTGTTGCTGCTCGCGACGCTGGCCCGGCGTTTCCGTTTCACCGCCCTGGACGCCGCCCCGGTGCCGCTCGACCCCTTGGTCACCCTGCGGCCCGGTCGGAAAATCCTCATGCAGGTCGCATCTCGGCAGCCCTCGCCGGCCTGAGCATTTCCGTCAGAGGCACCCGTGCCCGTAGGGCGTCCACCACATGAAGCCGGCGGCGGCGCTGACGGCCAACAAGCCGGTCGGGACGCCTACCTGTACGAGCGGAAGCCGGAGCACGACCCGGACCTGCGGGCTGCCAAGGCCCTGAAGCGCCGCCGACCCGAGGAAGGCGATGATCCCGGCTACCAAACCGACCAGCACGCCGAAGCCGAGCGCGAGCGTCGTCGAGCAGTTGCCGTCGCCGGTGATGCTCGGGTCGTACAGGTACTCCCGCGCGACGTTGGCTACGAAGAAGGCCGAGGCAATCGCGAATGCCGTGAGGCCGGCTCGGGCCGCACGCCGGGCCAACGGTACGAACGGCCGGAGCGGCATGGGAGCACGTTCTCGGTTTGACCCGAAGGCCCCGCGTCTGGTATGATGCCGCGGCTATGTTCCGGTTCGACCTCCAGCTGTTCGCGTCCAAGAAGGGCGCCGGGTCCACGCGCAACGGGCGCGATTCCAACGCGCAGCGTCTGGGCGTCAAGCGCTTCGGCGGCGAGCTGGTCATCCCGGGCAACATCATCGTCCGCCAGCGCGGCACGAAGTTCTATCCCGGCGTCGGCACGATGATCGGCAAGGATCACACGATCTTCGCCGTGGTCGAGGGCCACGTGACGTTCTCGAGCTCGCGTAACCGCCAGCACGTGAACGTGGTCCCGGCGTCTTACGGCGCTGCGCCCTAGGCTGCGCGCCCCCCACGGCTTCGCCGCGGGGCCCCCGACTCGACCTCGCAACGACATGGTCGGGACGGCACGATCCCACGGCGCTCGGTCCATGACCAGCGCCGCTTTCGTCTAGCGTGCAGTTCATCGACGAGGCCACCATCGCGGTGGCGGCGGGCAAGGGCGGCGACGGCGTCGTCGCGTGGCGCCGCGAGAAGTACGTCCCCAAGGGTGGACCGGCCGGCGGTGACGGTGGGCGCGGCGGCGACGTCGTGCTGTTGGCCGACCCCGAGCTCGGAACGCTGGTCGACTTCCGTTTCAAGAAGCAGTTCGCGGCCGACTCCGGCAAGCCGGGCTCGACGTCGAACAAGTCGGGCCGCGCGGGCGAAGACCTCGAGATCCGGGTCCCGGTCGGCACGCTGGTCACCCGCACCGAGCTCGATGCCGAAGGCGCCCGCGGCCACTCGCGCCTGTTCGCCGACCTGAGCGAACCCTATCAGCGCGTGCGCGTCGCCAAAGGCGGCCGCGGCGGGCTGGGCAACCAGCACTTCGCCACCGCCGCGCGCCAAGCGCCGCGCTTCGCGTACAACGGCGAGCCCGGCGAGCGCTGCGAGCTCAAGCTCGAGCTCAAGCTGCTGGCCGACGCGGGACTGGTCGGACTGCCGAACGCCGGCAAGTCGACGCTGCTCTCCGTCGTCAGCGCGGCGCGGCCGAAGATCGCCGACTATCCGTTCACCACGCTCGAGCCGCAGCTGGGCGTCGTGCGCGTCGCCGAGTTCGAGTCGTTCGTGATGGTCGACGTGCCGGGGCTGATCGAAGGCGCGCACGAGGGCGCGGGCCTGGGCGACCGGTTCTTGCGCCACGTCGAACGCACGCGCGTGCTGGTCCACTTGATGGACGGCGCCAAGCCGCTCCACGACGTGCTGCACGACAAGGCGACGATCGAAGCCGAGCTGCAAGCGTGGAACCCGGCGCTGCTCGAGCGCCCGATGCTGCCGGTCATCACCAAGCTCGATCTGCCCGACGCGCGCGCGACGTTCGAGGCGCTGCGCGAGGACATCCCCAACTTGCGCGGCATCTCGGCCGCGACCGGTGAAGGCGTGCGCGAGCTGCTCTACGCGGCCTGGGAGACGATTCGCAACACGCCGCTGCCCGCACCGGTGCACCCGGAGCCCGCGCAGATCGAGCTGGTTGCCGACGAGCCGTTCGCCATCCACGTCGAAGACGGCATCTACGTCGTCAGCGGCGAGCGGGTCGAACGCCTGGCGCGCATGACCGACTTCGACTCCGACGAAGCGCTGGCGCGCTTCGAACAGATTCTCGCCAAGATGGGCGTCGAAAAGCGCCTGCGCGAGCTGGGCGTGCGCGAAGGCGACACGGTGCGCATCGCCGGCGTCGAGTTCGACTACAGCTAGCAGCATGTTGGCAGACCGAGCGCAGCAGCATCGCGCATCGTTTGTGCGTTCAATGCGAGGTCAAACGTGGGGGCCCCATGCGCAGCATGGGGGGCGCGGAGCCCGGGGCGGAGCGCCTTGAAACTTGGCATTTTCGGCGGGTCGTTCGATCCGGTGCACAACGGGCATCTGTTCGTCGCGGAAGCGGTTCGTGAGGCGGCGGGACTCGATCGCGTCTTGTTCGTGCCGACGCGCGAAGGGAAGCACTACCGCAACGGTGCGATGAGCGCGACGACCGCGCAGCGCACCGAGATGATTCGCCTGGCGATCGCGGCCAACGTCACGTTCGGGATCGACGAGAGCGACCTCGATCACGACGCCAGCGGCTACACCGCCGATCTGCTGCCGCGCCTGCAGGCGCGCTATCCCGAGGCGACGCTGACCTTCGTCGTCGGCGGCGACTCGCTGGTGCGCTCGCAATGGCAGCGGCTCGACGAGGTCGTCGACGCGGTCGAAGCGTTCGTCGTCGCGCCGCGCGGCGAGGTCACCGAGACCGACCTCGACCGCGCCCTGAGCGAGCTCGACCCCGCCCGGCGCGCCAAGATCCGGATGCTCGACCTGCCGCTGGTCGCCGAGTCGGCGACGCTGATTCGCGCGCGGCTCGCCGAAGGGAAGAGCGTGCGCTATCTGGTGCCCGAGACGGTCTATCGCTACATCGGCGAACGGGGGTTGTACCGGTCGTGACCGACGAGACGCTCGCGCTCGACGGCCAGCTGGGCGGCGTCCCCGCCCGCGAGCTGGCCGAGACCTACGGCACGCCGCTGTTCCTCGTCGATCTGGACGTGCTCGACCTGGAGATCGCGCGGCTGCTCGAAGCGTTCGAGCCCCACCGCATCGGCGTCGCGTACGCGGCCAAGGCGTTCTTCTGCACCGCGCTGGCCGAGCGGCTGGCCGAGACCCCGCTGCGGCTGGACGTCTGTTCGCTCGGCGAGCTGGTGACCGCCGAGCGCGGCGGCTTTCCGGCCGGGCGCATCTACTTCCACGGCTGCGGCAAGACCGCCGACGAGTTGCAGGCCGTCGTCGACCGGCGCGTCGCGTTCGACGTGATCGACAACCGCGAAGAGCTCGAGCGGCTGGCGTCGCTGGCGAGCGGCGTCCCGGTGCCCGTGCCGGTGATGCTGCGCCTCAACACCGGGATCGAAGCGCACACGCATGCGTTCATCCGCACCGGCGGCGAGAACACCAAGTTCGGGTTCGCGCTCGGCGAGGTCCCGGCGGCGCTCGCACGGCTCGCCGAGCTGCCGCAGTTGCGCCTGATCGGCCTGCACTCGCACATCGGCTCGCAGATCGCCGACCTCGCGCCGTTCTTGGCCAACCTCGACGAGCTGTTGGCGGCGGCCGACCGCGCGCGCCAGCTCGGCTTCCCGATCGAGGAGCTGATCTGCGGCGGCGGCATCGGCGTGGAGGAAGGGCCCGACGACCCGCGACCGGTCGATCTCGACGCGCTCGGCGCGGCGCTGGGCGGACGGGCAGCCGAGCGCGGCTACGCGCTGGCGGTGGAACCCGGGCGCGCCGTGATCGCGCGCGCCGGCTCGTCGCTCTACCGCGTCATGGCCGTCAAGACGCAGGGGCGCCGGCGCTTCGTCGTCGTCGACGGCGGGATGACCGATAACCCGCGCCCGGCGCTGTACGGCGCGCGCCACCTCCCCGAGGTGCTGGCCGCCGCCGCGCTCGGCCCCGACGAGCCGGCCACGCTGGTCGGCCGCTCGTGCGAGAACGACGAGATGGGCGACTACGTCTTGCCGCGCGACCTCGCCGCCGGCGATCTGCTCGCGCTGCGCATCACCGGCGCCTACACCTACAGCATGGCGAGCAACTACAACCGGTTCGGCCGGCCCCCGGTCGTTTTCGTCCGCGACGGAAATCACCGCCGCGTCGTCCGCGGGGAACGTGCGGACGACGTGTTGCGGCTCGATCTGTTCTAGCGCGCGCATTTTCTGTGTTTTGACGCAGATCGACGCGGAGATGTTGTGCTCGTGCGCGCGCGTACGTACACTGAGAACATCGCACACGTCACGCCTCTCGACGCGGTCGCTCTGGCTAGCGCGTCGCCTCGTCGCCGCCAGTTGCTCGGATCGCTCGGGCTGCGCGTCAGCGTCGTCTCCAGCTCGTACGTGGAGACGCCGTTGCCGGATCTCGACCCGCGCGAGCTCGCGCTGCGTCATGCCGCCGGCAAGGCGCGCGGCGCGGCAGCGTCCGACCACCTGATCGTCGCCGCCGACACCGTCGTCGACCTGGACGGGGAAGCGCTCGGTAAGCCCAGCGACGTCGCCGAGGCGCGCGGGATGCTCAGGCGTTTGGTGGGCCGCTGGCACGTCGTGCACACGGCCTTCGCGCTCCGCGACGACGCCTCGAACAGGTCCTTGGTGGAAGTCCTGTCGACGCGTGTAAAGTTTGCCGATACAAATGAGGAGACGGTCGCCGCGTACGCCGCGAGCGGCGACGGTCTGGACAAAGCCGGCGCGTACGGCATCCAAGGTTTCGCGGCGACCCTGGTGGAGCGGATCGACGGCGACTACTTCACCGTGGTGGGCTTCCCACTCGCTGCTTTCGCCGCCGCCCTGCCCCGCATCGGATATCGTCTACTGCCCCCCGCCGCACCGGCGGTCCATCCCGAGGTCCACGCATGAGTCTGCTGGGAACGTTCCGGGCGACCTTCAGTCCCGACATCGGCATCGATCTCGGGACGGCGAACACCGTTGTCTACTCGCACGACGAGGGGATCCTCGTGAGCGAGCCGTCGGTGGTCGCGTACCGGACCAGCGACGACACGATCCTCGCCATCGGCCAAGCCGCCAAGGAGCTCGACGGCCGGGCCCCCGGGCGGGTTCGGGTCGTGCGGCCGCTGCGCGGCGGGACCATCTCCGACTTCCGCGGCGCCCACGCGTTGGTCAAGACGCTGGTCGACCGGGCGCTCAGCTCGCGTTCGCGGCTGGCGCCGCGCGTGATCGCCTGCGTGCCGGGCTGTGCGACCGACATCGAGTGCAAGGCCGTCGAGGAAGCGATCCGCGCCGCCGGTCCGCGCACCACGACCTTCGTGCCGCAGGCGGTCGCCGCCGCGGTCGGGGCCGGCCTCGACATCACGGGGACGCGCCCCTCGATGGTCATCGACATCGGCGGCGGCACGACCGAGATCGCGGTCCTCACCCTGAGCGGCGTCGTCGCGATGCACTCCCTCAAGATCGGCGGCGACACGCTGGACGCCGCGATCGCGGCGCGGCTGCGCGCCGAGTACTTCGGGATCGGACCGCTGACGGCTGAGCGCCTCAAGATCGAACGCGGCTACGCCGGGCGCGCGCCCGGCCGCGAGCCGGCCATCGCCGCCGGAACCGATCTGGCCGGGCTGCGCCCGGGCAAACGGTTCGTCGACGAGTCGCTGATCGGCGAAGCGATGCGGGACGGCATCGACAAGATCGCCCGCGCCGCTTGGTCGATCCTGGAAGCGACGCCGCCGGACTTGGCGGGCGAGCTGCTCGAAGTCGGCATCGTGCTGACCGGCGGCGGCGCGCTGATCCCCGGCCTCGCAGGCGAGATCGGCGCACGCACGAACGTGCCGACGACGGTCGCGGATGATCCGCTCGGCTGCGTCGCACGCGGAGCCGGCGAGATCCTCGCGTCGCCCGGTTTGCTCGAACGGCTGCGGCCGCACGCCGACCGGTTGACGAGGTGGTACCAATCTTTACGTATCGGGATGAGAGAAAGCTATTCGCGGTAATCGGAGCGATCATCGTCGCCGCGCTGATCGCACTGCTGCAACTCGACTTCGCTCGCGCCGGACGTCCCTCACCGCTCACCATCACCGTCACCTCGATCAGCACGTACCTGCAGCTCGCCCTCTCCGCCGTCGCTGACGGCGTGCGCAACGGCTGGCAGACGGCCGTGCACACGCCCGGGCTCGCGGCCGACAACGCTCGGCTGCGCGCGGAGAACGTCTCGCTGCGCGCACGCAACGACGAGCTGCAAGAAGAGCTGGCCCGCGTTCCGGCCGCCGACGATCTCGCCACCGCCCGGCTCGCGCATCCGAACGGCATCGCCGCGACGGTGATCGGCTACGATCCCGAGGCGACGCTGCAGGCGCTGACGATCGATCGCGGCGGCAAGGACGGCGTGCAGCGCGACGACGGCGTCATGACCGGGGACGGCGTCGTCGGCCGCGTCGTCGAGGTCGACCCGCTCTCGTCGAAGGTGCTGCTGGTGACGGACCCCACCTCGAAGCTGCCGGCGGTCGTGCAGCGCGGGCGCTGGTGGTCGATCGCCGTGGGCACCGCGACGCACGTCAAGCTGCAGTACATCTCGCAGGACGCCAAGCTGCGCGTCGGCGACCGCGTCGTCACCGGCGAAGGCCGCTCGTTCCACGCCGGCGTGCTGATCGGCCGCATCCGCGAGCTCGATCCCGTCCCCGCCGGCGCGCTCGACCAGACCGCCGTCGTCCAACCCGCCGTGAACCTCACCGCACTCTCCCGTGTCCTCGTTCTCCCGCACGACGTATCGCAGCGTTGAGATCGCCGTCGGGCCGGCCTATTGGCCGGCCCTCGGCTGGACCTCACTGCTCGCGCTGCTGCAGACGACGCTGATCCCGCTGCTGGCCTTCCGCCAAGCGGTGCCCTCGCTGGTCACCATCGCGGTCGTGCTGTTCGCGGTGCGTGCCGGCGCGCGCCGCGGTGCCGCGCTCGCGATCCCGGCCGGCGTGCTCGAAGACGTCTTCACCGGCGGCGCCGGCGGCTGGACGCTCTCGACGACGCTGGTCGCGCTGCTCGTCGGCGGCTTCTCGCGCCGCATGTTCGCCGACGGCGTCGTCGCGCCCGCGGTGTTGTGCGGCGGCGCCTCGTTCGTGCGCGACGTCATGTACTGGATCTTCCAGCGCGCGGTCGGCTATCCGGCCGGCTACGCCGTGCAGCACGTGCACACCGCGCTGTGGCGCGCGCTGCTGACGGCACTGGTCGCCTTCGTCTGGCTCACGCTGCGCGGCCGCTTCGTCCACGACAAGACCACCGTCGAGAGGTACCCGTGAGCAGCGGCACGCTCCCCGCCGGCGAGCGCGCGTTCCCGCGCGTGGTCGCCTTCGTGCTGGTGCTCGTTCTCGCGCTGATCGCGCTGATCGTGCGCTTGGTCCAAGTCCAACTGCTGCAAGGCGAGGTCTACGCCGACAAGGCGCGCGCCAACCAAATCGAGGTCGTTCCGGTCGCCGCGCCGCGTGGCCTGATCGTCGATCGTACCGGCAAGGTGCTGGTCCGCTCGCGGCCCTCGTTCGTCTGCGCCCTGATCCCCTCGCAGGTCACCAACGTCGACGGCACGCTGCGCGCGCTCGCCGGCGTGCTCGGGATCCCCGAAGACACGCTGCGCCATCGCCTCTTCCACCACCACGACATCAACTACACCAGCTTCGACCAGATCCAAGTCGGCGAACCCAACGGGCCGGTGATCCTCGCCGACGACCTCACGCCCGCGCAGATGGCGCGCCTGGCGGAAGCGCAGAACGACCTGCAAGGCGTCGACATGGAAGAGCAGCCGGTGCGCAACTATCCGTACGGCAAAGAGGGCGCGCACCTGTTCGGCTACGTCGGCGTCATCGACGAAGAGGAGTACGCGCAGCGCAAGCGCGACGGCTACTCGCCCAACGACGTCGTCGGCAAGGACGGTCTCGAGCGCGCCTACGACACCTGGCTGCACGGCCGCGCCGGCGGCGGCCAGATCGAAGTCAACGCGTCGGGTGCCCTCGTGCGCCGCCTCAAACCGCTCGATCCCATCCCGGGCGACACGCTGGTCACCACCATCGATTGGCGCCTGCAAACGCTGGTCGAAGACAATCTGCGCGCCGAGCTCAAAAAGTGGGGCGCCCTGCGCCACGAGCGGCTCGCTGGCGCGGTCGTCGTGCTCGACCCCTACACCGGCGCCGTCCTCGCGATGGCGTCGATGCCCGAGTTCAACCCCAACGCCTTCGCCACGCCGATCGATCCCAAAACCTACAACGCGCTGCTGCGCGACAAGCTCAACCCGCTCTACGACCGCGCCATCGGCGCCGCCTCACCGACCGGCTCGACCTTCAAGATGGTCACCGGCTCGGGCGCGATCAGCAGCGGCGTCATCAAGCCGCATCAGATCCTCTACGACACCGGCTACTGGAATTGCTACGGCAACGTCTTCCGCGACCTGGCCGCCGGCGGATTGGGCAACGTCGGCTTCGAGAAAGCGCTGGCGGCTTCGTCCGACGGCTACTTCTACCAAGTCGGCTATCGCCTGGGCAACGATCGTCTGCGCTATTGGGCCACCCAGTACGGTCTCGGCTCGCGGCTGGGGATCGATCTGCCCGGCGAGTACCCCGGCAACTGGCCGACCGAAGCCTGGATGGAAGCCACCTTCGGCAAAGGCTACCATCTCGAAAAAAGCGACGCGTGCCAACTCGCCATCGGCCAAGGCGCGATGCAAGCGACGCCGCTGCAAATCGCCGACGTCGCCGCCACCGTCGTCAACGGCGGCACGCTCTACCGTCCGCACATCGTCGAGGAGATCCGCTCACCGCGCGGACACGTGCTGCGCACCTTCGATCACGAGATCATCCGCAAGGTCCCGGTCACCCAGGAATCGCTGCGCGAAGTGCGCGCCGGCATGTCGCAGGTCACCCAGCCGTGGGGCACTGCCTACGGCCTCGCTATCCCCGGTATGCCGTTCTCCGGCAAAACCGGCACCGCCGAAACCGGCGGCGGCAAAGGCGCCAACACGACGTGGTTCGTCGCTTGGGCGCCCTCGAGTCATCCCAAGTTCGTCATGGCGGTGTACATGGAAAAATCGGGCGGCTATGGGGCGAACGTTGCGGCGCCGATTGCGCAGCATGTCATTGCCGGGTATTACCATATCAAGATTCCGCCGATTTAGCGTTTAGCGCTTCCGTTGGCGTGGCGGCTGGTGGTGCGCAGTACGCCGGCGGGGACGCTCCCTACGCGCTTCCTGCGCTTCGGTCGCTCCGCGCTCCATCGCTCCCGGCCCTCCGGGCCTCCGCGATTCCGCGAGGCCCCGCCGGCGTACTGCGCACCACCAGCTGACGAGATTGCGGACCGCGCTTTACGAGGTCGGATCCAAGATGATCTTTGTATAGCCGTCCGCGCGGGCGTCGAATTTTACGAAGGCGTCCGGCGCGTCTTTTAGCGGCAGGCGGTGGGAGACGATCGTGCTTGGCTTGAGTTTGCCGTAGACGATCGCGTCGCGGAGGTGGTCGTGATAGCGCTTGTCGTGGTCGCGGCCGGTGCCGATGATGATGCCTTTGCGGAACAGCGTGCCCCATGGGATCGGGTAGCGGCCGTGTTTCGCGTTCTCGTCGCCGGGCGAGTCGGGGTCGTTGTCGGTGAACACGCCGATGATGCTCAGGCGGCCGGCGGGCTTGAGGAGTTGCGCGAGGTCGTCGATGACGGTGGTCGGATGCTCTTGGCTCCAATTCTTGGGGTCGCGGGCTTGGAAGCCGATGGCGTCGATGCAGACGTCGGCGCCGAGGTTGGCGTTTTCGCCGCGCCAGGCGACGCCGGACTTCTTCTTCGAGATTTCGCTCAGGATGCGATCGACGGCGTCGCCTTCGCGCAAGTCGATCGGAATGGCGCCGAGCTCGCCGGCTTTGGTGAGGCGTTCGGGGACGGCGTCGGCGACGAAGACTTGGATCGCGCCGCGGTAGAAGGCGCACATCGCGCTGAGCAGGCCGATGGCGCCCGCGCCGTAGATGACGACGACGTCGCCCGACTGGACGTGGGCGAGCTCGGTGGCGTGGTAGGCGGTGGGCAGCGCATCCGCCAGCAGGACGAAGTCGTGTTCCCAGGCGTCGAGGGGTTCGCCGGGAAGTCGCAGACAGTTCTCGTCGGCGAAGGGAACGAGCAGCTTCTGTGTTTGCGCGCCGGTGTAGCCGCCCATGTTCGGGTAGCCATAGGCGGCGCCGGCGGCGCCGGGGTTGGTCGTCAGGCACAAGCCCGAGAAACCGTGCACGCAGTTGGCGCAGAAGCCGCAGCAGATGTGGGTTGGCACGACGACGCGATCGCCCGCGCGCACGTTGACGACGGCGTCGCCGACCGCTTCGACCACGCCGAGGGGCTCGTGGCCGATGATCAGCGGTTTGCCGCCGCCCAGGCGGCCTTCGTAGATGTGCAGGTCGGTGCCGCAGATCGCGGTCGACGTCAGCCGGAGGACGACATCCGTGGGACGTTTGAGCGACGGTTCGTCGATGTCGTGGATCGCGAGCGTGCGAACGCCCTCGAGCGCAACTGCTTGCATGGCGCCATCATCATACCCGCTAGCCGGCGAGCATGGGGAGCACCCGCCGGATTTCGTTGGCGCGCGCGTCGTCGCGGTCGGTCAGGCCGCGGTCGATGAGGTCTTCGCGATGGGCTTGCTGCAGGCCGAAGGCGGCGGCCAGCGCGACGGTGCCGTCGGTGTCGCGCAGGGCGCGTTCGAGCAAGGCGACGTCGCCGCGGCGCGAGGCGCCGTCGATCGCCGCGTACCGTTCGGGAACGGCGTACGATGCGTACGCGCGCTCGAGAGTCGGCAACACGATCGGGCCCTCGCAGTTGGCGAGCGATTCGATGGCGACGACGCGCAGGTCGTCGGTCTCTTCGTCGAACGCTTTGGCCAGCACCGACGCGCTCCACGCGTCGCCGACGATGCCAAAGCCTTCGAGGACGCGCCGGCGCTCGTCGTTGGAGAGCACCTCGACGTCGGCGCCGATGAGCGAGGGCCAGGTGATCGCGCGGGTGGTGGCGATGACGGGGCCGGTCGTTTCGGGTTCGGCGCTCGCGGTCGGCGCTGCCGGCTGCGCGCGGCGGAACGCCGGCAGACGCAGCGTGTAGTCGTGCGGGATCAGGTACTGCAGCGCCAAGAAGCCGACGCCGATCACGGCCAGCAGGATTCCGGCGAATGCGAACTCACCGAAGCCCTCGAAGGCCAGCATCGGCGCGGGTATGGGCACTACGTCGTCGGCGTTGCTTCGAGCGCGGCGCGCAGCGCGGTCCGTACGTCGCGCAACGCGGCGTCGAGGGTGGCGTTCTGCGCGCCGGCCAGGACGCG contains these protein-coding regions:
- a CDS encoding rod shape-determining protein — its product is MSLLGTFRATFSPDIGIDLGTANTVVYSHDEGILVSEPSVVAYRTSDDTILAIGQAAKELDGRAPGRVRVVRPLRGGTISDFRGAHALVKTLVDRALSSRSRLAPRVIACVPGCATDIECKAVEEAIRAAGPRTTTFVPQAVAAAVGAGLDITGTRPSMVIDIGGGTTEIAVLTLSGVVAMHSLKIGGDTLDAAIAARLRAEYFGIGPLTAERLKIERGYAGRAPGREPAIAAGTDLAGLRPGKRFVDESLIGEAMRDGIDKIARAAWSILEATPPDLAGELLEVGIVLTGGGALIPGLAGEIGARTNVPTTVADDPLGCVARGAGEILASPGLLERLRPHADRLTRWYQSLRIGMRESYSR
- the mreC gene encoding rod shape-determining protein MreC; protein product: MVPIFTYRDERKLFAVIGAIIVAALIALLQLDFARAGRPSPLTITVTSISTYLQLALSAVADGVRNGWQTAVHTPGLAADNARLRAENVSLRARNDELQEELARVPAADDLATARLAHPNGIAATVIGYDPEATLQALTIDRGGKDGVQRDDGVMTGDGVVGRVVEVDPLSSKVLLVTDPTSKLPAVVQRGRWWSIAVGTATHVKLQYISQDAKLRVGDRVVTGEGRSFHAGVLIGRIRELDPVPAGALDQTAVVQPAVNLTALSRVLVLPHDVSQR
- the mreD gene encoding rod shape-determining protein MreD, producing the protein MSSFSRTTYRSVEIAVGPAYWPALGWTSLLALLQTTLIPLLAFRQAVPSLVTIAVVLFAVRAGARRGAALAIPAGVLEDVFTGGAGGWTLSTTLVALLVGGFSRRMFADGVVAPAVLCGGASFVRDVMYWIFQRAVGYPAGYAVQHVHTALWRALLTALVAFVWLTLRGRFVHDKTTVERYP
- the mrdA gene encoding penicillin-binding protein 2 codes for the protein MSSGTLPAGERAFPRVVAFVLVLVLALIALIVRLVQVQLLQGEVYADKARANQIEVVPVAAPRGLIVDRTGKVLVRSRPSFVCALIPSQVTNVDGTLRALAGVLGIPEDTLRHRLFHHHDINYTSFDQIQVGEPNGPVILADDLTPAQMARLAEAQNDLQGVDMEEQPVRNYPYGKEGAHLFGYVGVIDEEEYAQRKRDGYSPNDVVGKDGLERAYDTWLHGRAGGGQIEVNASGALVRRLKPLDPIPGDTLVTTIDWRLQTLVEDNLRAELKKWGALRHERLAGAVVVLDPYTGAVLAMASMPEFNPNAFATPIDPKTYNALLRDKLNPLYDRAIGAASPTGSTFKMVTGSGAISSGVIKPHQILYDTGYWNCYGNVFRDLAAGGLGNVGFEKALAASSDGYFYQVGYRLGNDRLRYWATQYGLGSRLGIDLPGEYPGNWPTEAWMEATFGKGYHLEKSDACQLAIGQGAMQATPLQIADVAATVVNGGTLYRPHIVEEIRSPRGHVLRTFDHEIIRKVPVTQESLREVRAGMSQVTQPWGTAYGLAIPGMPFSGKTGTAETGGGKGANTTWFVAWAPSSHPKFVMAVYMEKSGGYGANVAAPIAQHVIAGYYHIKIPPI
- a CDS encoding alcohol dehydrogenase catalytic domain-containing protein — translated: MQAVALEGVRTLAIHDIDEPSLKRPTDVVLRLTSTAICGTDLHIYEGRLGGGKPLIIGHEPLGVVEAVGDAVVNVRAGDRVVVPTHICCGFCANCVHGFSGLCLTTNPGAAGAAYGYPNMGGYTGAQTQKLLVPFADENCLRLPGEPLDAWEHDFVLLADALPTAYHATELAHVQSGDVVVIYGAGAIGLLSAMCAFYRGAIQVFVADAVPERLTKAGELGAIPIDLREGDAVDRILSEISKKKSGVAWRGENANLGADVCIDAIGFQARDPKNWSQEHPTTVIDDLAQLLKPAGRLSIIGVFTDNDPDSPGDENAKHGRYPIPWGTLFRKGIIIGTGRDHDKRYHDHLRDAIVYGKLKPSTIVSHRLPLKDAPDAFVKFDARADGYTKIILDPTS
- a CDS encoding HEAT repeat domain-containing protein, whose product is MPIPAPMLAFEGFGEFAFAGILLAVIGVGFLALQYLIPHDYTLRLPAFRRAQPAAPTASAEPETTGPVIATTRAITWPSLIGADVEVLSNDERRRVLEGFGIVGDAWSASVLAKAFDEETDDLRVVAIESLANCEGPIVLPTLERAYASYAVPERYAAIDGASRRGDVALLERALRDTDGTVALAAAFGLQQAHREDLIDRGLTDRDDARANEIRRVLPMLAG